In the genome of Pseudomonas sp. P5_109, one region contains:
- a CDS encoding carbamoyltransferase: MNNEIAFVGLSCTGHDGAVAVVQGGRLVFAEATERYRQNKFAVGQAPDDYLYCRDVLARHSDGGQLVVAKSWSEQATQIWHGENSRLRASISQQPQHRDVLERLAQFHRHNWDGFMGPSIALAGHGVQRAAQALGRQVMETRHYDHHLCHAAFGAWGAPFDSAAVIVMDGQGEGRGTAYWHYRDGQLQPVEVEPYDGTLVECYSSLGLYYGIMVCLACGFEPVSGEEWKIMGLAPYGTLDAALYNKLKLFYSINGLSVNCTENTVDVFLDIVSGPVSHKADFQKAANYAYTFQRFFAETATALMTELGRRTGERNLIVAGGCGLNSSFNGRIVDVTGFRHVHIPSAPADDGNAAGAAILAARDYHQASAGPAWQSPYLGSSIKVEALETVLQSSPFVPFLRIDDEQAMADEVASRLADGQVVGWVQGRAEFGPRALGNRSILADPRDVTMKDKVNRVVKFREAFRPFAPSVLHEAGETWFEQYQDSPYMERTLRFHDAVAAKVPAVCHADQTGRVQSVTAERNRPYYRLIKAFEALTGVPMLMNTSLNVMGKPIVHSVEDALQVFLGSQLDCMVIGPYLLAKDLAPRKSNAAGATGQREWAREPQVMA, translated from the coding sequence ATGAACAATGAGATCGCATTCGTGGGGCTTTCGTGCACGGGACATGACGGTGCTGTTGCCGTCGTGCAGGGTGGCCGACTGGTGTTTGCCGAAGCGACCGAACGCTACCGGCAGAACAAATTTGCCGTTGGCCAGGCCCCGGACGATTACTTGTATTGCCGTGACGTGTTGGCCCGTCACTCCGACGGCGGGCAGCTTGTCGTGGCCAAAAGCTGGAGCGAGCAGGCCACGCAGATCTGGCACGGAGAAAACAGCCGGTTGCGCGCGAGCATCAGCCAACAGCCGCAACATCGGGATGTGCTCGAGCGTCTGGCGCAATTTCACCGGCACAACTGGGATGGGTTCATGGGGCCGAGCATTGCCCTGGCCGGGCATGGTGTGCAACGGGCGGCACAGGCGCTGGGCAGGCAAGTGATGGAAACCCGGCACTATGACCATCATCTGTGTCACGCCGCGTTTGGTGCATGGGGCGCCCCCTTTGACTCAGCCGCCGTGATCGTCATGGACGGGCAGGGCGAAGGTCGCGGCACGGCGTATTGGCACTATCGCGACGGCCAATTGCAGCCTGTGGAGGTGGAGCCTTACGACGGCACACTGGTCGAGTGCTACAGCAGCCTGGGATTGTATTACGGCATCATGGTTTGTCTGGCGTGCGGTTTCGAACCGGTGTCGGGTGAGGAATGGAAAATCATGGGGCTCGCGCCTTACGGCACGCTCGACGCAGCCTTGTACAACAAGCTCAAGCTGTTCTACTCCATCAACGGGTTGTCGGTGAACTGCACCGAGAACACCGTCGATGTCTTTCTCGACATCGTCTCCGGGCCCGTCAGCCACAAGGCCGATTTCCAGAAGGCGGCGAATTACGCCTACACCTTCCAGCGTTTCTTTGCCGAGACGGCCACGGCACTGATGACGGAGCTGGGCCGTCGTACGGGCGAGCGAAACCTGATTGTGGCAGGTGGCTGCGGGTTGAATTCGTCGTTCAACGGACGGATTGTCGACGTCACCGGTTTTCGTCACGTCCACATTCCTTCGGCTCCAGCCGATGATGGAAATGCCGCAGGTGCCGCCATTCTGGCTGCGCGCGACTATCACCAGGCGAGCGCGGGGCCGGCGTGGCAGTCGCCGTACCTGGGTTCATCGATCAAGGTCGAGGCGCTGGAAACAGTTTTGCAGAGTTCTCCATTCGTACCCTTCCTGCGCATTGACGATGAGCAGGCAATGGCAGACGAGGTCGCGAGCAGGCTTGCCGACGGGCAGGTCGTCGGTTGGGTTCAGGGCCGTGCCGAGTTTGGACCCAGAGCGTTGGGCAATCGCAGCATCCTCGCCGACCCGCGTGATGTGACGATGAAGGACAAGGTGAACCGCGTCGTCAAGTTCCGCGAGGCATTCCGCCCCTTTGCACCGTCGGTGCTGCACGAAGCCGGGGAGACATGGTTCGAGCAATACCAGGACAGCCCTTACATGGAGCGCACGCTCCGGTTCCACGATGCGGTGGCGGCGAAAGTGCCGGCAGTCTGTCATGCCGACCAGACCGGACGCGTGCAAAGCGTGACCGCAGAGCGCAATCGGCCCTACTACAGGCTGATCAAGGCATTTGAAGCCCTGACCGGGGTGCCGATGCTGATGAACACCAGCCTGAATGTCATGGGCAAGCCGATTGTCCATAGTGTTGAGGATGCGCTCCAGGTGTTCCTGGGATCGCAGCTCGATTGCATGGTGATCGGACCGTACCTGCTCGCCAAGGATCTGGCACCGCGCAAAAGCAACGCTGCGGGCGCAACCGGGCAACGCGAGTGGGCGCGCGAGCCGCAGGTGATGGCATGA
- a CDS encoding 12-oxophytodienoate reductase, which yields MTVALGSPSLSRLQPLFTAFRLGSLVLPNRIVMAPMTRCSAVDGVPGEGVASYYRQRAENGVGLIISEGIGVDHAAALGTGTLGESNLPVLHGAKPVARWKAIVDQVHGAGGRIFAQLWHQGPVRMPGTGPHPDAPSCRPSGRWGPLAGNTSATAQYLAEVRRQTPAMSESAIADVIAAYGRTAANARAAGFDGLAIHGAHGYLIDSFLWGVTNVRNDAWGGSLRARTRFACEVIKEVRRAGGGLPVVFRFSQWKLQDYDARLVDTPAGLEHLLEPLAEAGVDVFDASTRQFHLPAFAGSQRTLAGWTRHLSGLPVMAVGGVGLDRELKDSLLEDVLAADNAQIAARAIEQGEFDLIGVGRALLADPDWVGKLRSGALLPDFRSSLFAGEPVQP from the coding sequence ATGACCGTCGCCCTCGGATCGCCGTCTTTATCGCGGCTGCAACCGCTGTTCACTGCGTTCAGGCTCGGCTCGCTGGTGCTGCCCAATCGTATCGTGATGGCGCCCATGACGCGCTGCAGCGCGGTCGATGGTGTGCCGGGCGAGGGCGTCGCCAGCTACTATCGTCAGCGCGCGGAAAACGGCGTCGGCCTGATCATCAGTGAAGGCATTGGTGTAGACCATGCCGCCGCACTGGGTACAGGAACGCTGGGCGAGAGCAATCTCCCGGTACTGCATGGGGCCAAGCCTGTTGCCCGGTGGAAAGCGATCGTCGATCAGGTGCATGGCGCCGGGGGGCGCATTTTTGCCCAACTGTGGCATCAGGGCCCCGTGCGGATGCCCGGCACCGGGCCGCATCCCGATGCGCCTTCATGCCGTCCCTCCGGTCGCTGGGGGCCCTTGGCCGGCAATACCAGTGCGACTGCGCAATACCTGGCCGAGGTCCGGCGGCAAACACCAGCCATGAGCGAGTCAGCCATTGCCGATGTCATCGCTGCCTACGGCCGCACTGCCGCCAACGCTCGGGCAGCAGGATTCGACGGCCTGGCGATCCACGGTGCACACGGCTATCTCATCGACAGTTTTCTCTGGGGGGTTACCAATGTCCGCAACGATGCCTGGGGCGGATCATTGCGTGCGCGTACCCGGTTTGCCTGTGAGGTGATCAAGGAAGTGCGACGGGCCGGTGGCGGGCTGCCCGTTGTCTTTCGATTCTCACAATGGAAGTTGCAGGACTACGATGCCCGATTGGTCGACACGCCGGCCGGGCTTGAACACCTGCTCGAGCCGCTGGCTGAAGCCGGAGTCGATGTGTTCGACGCCAGCACGCGTCAGTTTCATCTGCCGGCGTTTGCCGGATCGCAGCGAACGTTGGCGGGCTGGACCCGGCACTTGAGCGGACTGCCGGTCATGGCTGTCGGCGGGGTCGGTCTGGATCGCGAGCTCAAGGACTCGTTGCTGGAAGATGTTCTGGCGGCCGACAACGCGCAGATTGCTGCCCGGGCGATAGAGCAGGGTGAGTTTGATCTCATTGGCGTTGGTCGAGCGTTGCTGGCCGATCCCGATTGGGTGGGCAAGCTGCGCAGCGGTGCGTTGTTGCCGGATTTTCGAAGCAGCCTGTTTGCCGGGGAGCCTGTGCAGCCATGA